From a single Microbacterium terrisoli genomic region:
- a CDS encoding DUF4011 domain-containing protein, protein MYPSSPSGFVTIDFETTGLVPERNDRAIEVAVVHSSPDGTITGEWDTLINPGRDLGREDIHHITARDILHAPTFPDIAGELIQLLSGRVLVAHNASFDVRFLEAELRRVGYSLSAPFTTVCTMRLARSYLGGGCSLAACCAAYGIDLDGAHRASVDALATAQLLASFIADSDPETWTELMASAVPLAPYAGPRATWMPREHAEPAAPGFLERLIDHVPDVATTDEQAEYLDLVERCLIDRYLSEHEKDALVQLADSRGISRPAASRLHHDYVEALAGVAWADGVVTDAERDDLRVVATLLDVPQDVVSAALSQPRTSASASPVSAHDFTLRPGDEVVLTGEMRRPRSDWEGDLRLHGLVPKAAVTKGVRIVVAADPDSLSGKARKARDYGIPIAGEDWLEGALTAMGEPAPARPAAVPVPTSAPAQTTTRPDEPATNAAIQRAVQITVSACARLLDRVLPPDEGEATWAQLARPDAESYPATAATVLAACASDELTHAIYADPEAAEMGRSSVQRLLNAYHAADGGTLSPDQAHHAVTSAQLLLGALGLDDVSTTLERLHHALPTDSWVTDTHTGDGPIQITILATPTVSYASANSRVPLLHGISVSNALDGELSALLTVEASTPTGPIAQPVSQPLTLHSGDNQIDVGRLGFQLDPDAMYAIDERRRGTMTVTVTPDQRDPIVLSTPLAVLAPRQWWSRGWDAAVELLAAFVMPNDPSLAPVVSRAAEILGQRTSSTALDGYQTGDRERIDHMVHAVFSALRECKIAYALPPASWADDGQKVRTPHDVIVGRLGTCLDTTVTLAAALEAIGIRSFPVLVEGHAFLGYWRDEKSFESAAEMDVNRVRAAISTGEVAFVETTLVCEQPDGAEPDWTRVQNTPIVQQFDAHPESGYFQGATDVYMARRSGIIPLPSITTDTAGNRQVVLYQAAAPTSPQVEQVVSAHQPRVIGNAPRRVTQWKNALLDLSLRNRLINLGKGTYDVRMAVPGESLARLEDLVNGGKPLTLSPADDLSGIHRVGGVAIAARLDADELAAALEKSILFTDLTSDRYLSRLRALAYRARTIVQETGANNLYLSFGTLVWDIDGREVHSPLVLVPVRLEATGRGKAYRIVLDDAEESTPNFCLLEKIRQVHGVSIPSLETPTADASGIDLNAAFTAARDAMTKVDPRYRVDPEVRLSILQFGKFRLWKDLDENWAAFAHNPLVNHLIETPTEEFIDPAPAPDGVDLDALNAQCPMPTDGSQLQAVADAVAGRTFVLEGPPGTGKSQTITNMLARLIADGKRVLFVAEKGEAIKVVQKRLDSVGVGAFCLNVHDKSMRPAAVRAQLLTALDRTVSVDQDAVQVARRGLVGSRRTLSRYAQNLHAQNGAGLSLYGAHLRELVSDPDLPAMPVSPDLPARIATDQLKHAEAALDDLPEAVGNLVLTPHSPWRWIDGATPSIRIEALIGASTEIDEAITRLDGNGLAAAARMAAEWDVVAGIFSAPAIGSAAVNQARTSSWQQTVESYVQAARALQAGAPLNLVTPAVLGIDLTGVNAAMQTAEASSFFGRKKRKTAAFAPLLGVLVPGAQIKVADYGAFTGGLATLAGRVEEFRTAANALPGVALSMDWNPLTPDGIAQLQNQLAWPGWLATASTGETPMPMAARAYIDRAAPPNATMAEAARSIAHGLRSAVDAGATETSLDAWLGGDGLVSRWTQARTARGTATIESSLRHWHRILACLDPLHDLGVLEGRRQVLDGLIAPDIAGYAFDQGVAEASVPERRTTTGLADFDATSHESSVGRFRRTLRDMRQLLTSVVPSEVLARRTFTAGSASGQIGALRRELERQRGGLTVRALMAKYSQVITHITPCMMMSPDSVARFLPPQAGLFDVIVFDEASQVRVADAIGAMGRAQSVIVVGDSEQMPPTSFAESSAIVADDESDDETEEVVVDQESILTECTQARVHRRMLTWHYRSQDEALIAFSNDAYYNGALASFPTPTFGTSDDGPGGHGISLRRVQDGAYTRAGSAGSSKLAQTNIPEAQEVVDEVVRRFTASMDASPSLGIVTFNMNQRKLIDTMLRDQGDQRILDSLESDDGIFVKNLENVQGDERDTIFFSVGRAPDARGIVPLNFGPLNLQGGHRRLNVAITRARRQVVMFCSFEPSQLRVEQTNSRGVKDLGRYLIEAQRGSHAAADNPLRAAVNDRHRDRIATQLEARGFVVRRDVGLSTFRVDLSVALADSPEHPVAAVLLDGLGWADRLTVADRDALPGDVLTGLMHWPVVARLWLPEWLADPERAVDRLAERIQKTDVGEREQVEPSEIDQDRSGDTRPATADDDRAPNVALHAPITRETLIAAAPSATSAPVLTSDEDMSVPMYGAAATAMPAVNTRRHPFAAWPEQLVGSIDDLDALPARSAAGRVIRVIQSVVDAEGPVDFGRLTKVVASAFGLTKVATKRADAIERLIPRELRPDPNERFAWPTGSSAATYETYRVPSPASHYVRAVDVIHWRELVNAMQDIATASMGIEQESLMRETLSAFGWKRLTEGTATTLNTAVERGIAAGLLTRRDAGLIDVPRV, encoded by the coding sequence ATGTACCCCTCATCGCCGTCCGGGTTCGTCACAATTGATTTCGAGACCACAGGACTGGTTCCCGAGCGCAACGACCGAGCGATTGAGGTAGCCGTCGTCCATTCGAGCCCTGACGGAACCATCACAGGGGAATGGGACACGCTCATCAACCCAGGCCGAGATCTCGGCCGTGAAGACATCCACCACATCACTGCCAGGGACATCCTGCACGCACCGACGTTCCCCGATATTGCGGGGGAACTCATCCAGTTGCTGTCAGGTCGCGTTCTTGTGGCACACAACGCGTCATTCGATGTGCGCTTTCTCGAGGCTGAACTCCGCCGCGTGGGATATTCCCTGTCCGCGCCGTTCACGACGGTCTGCACAATGCGACTTGCGCGTTCGTACCTCGGTGGCGGGTGCAGCCTCGCGGCCTGCTGCGCAGCATATGGGATCGACCTGGACGGCGCTCACCGCGCATCAGTCGATGCCCTGGCCACCGCGCAGTTGCTCGCCTCTTTCATCGCGGACTCCGACCCGGAGACCTGGACTGAGCTCATGGCCTCCGCCGTGCCGCTCGCGCCCTATGCCGGACCGCGGGCGACCTGGATGCCTCGCGAGCACGCAGAGCCGGCGGCACCAGGGTTCCTCGAGCGACTCATCGACCACGTGCCAGACGTCGCGACCACAGACGAGCAAGCCGAATACCTCGATCTCGTCGAACGGTGTTTGATCGATCGCTATCTGTCTGAGCACGAAAAGGATGCCTTGGTCCAGCTCGCAGACAGCCGTGGAATCTCGCGGCCGGCGGCATCCCGGCTCCACCATGACTATGTCGAAGCGCTGGCGGGTGTCGCTTGGGCGGATGGTGTGGTCACCGACGCCGAGCGCGACGACCTCCGGGTCGTGGCCACGTTGCTGGACGTGCCGCAAGACGTCGTGTCGGCAGCGCTCTCGCAACCACGAACCTCGGCCTCGGCCTCGCCGGTATCCGCCCATGACTTCACCCTGCGTCCGGGCGACGAAGTGGTCCTGACAGGCGAGATGAGGCGACCGCGTTCAGACTGGGAGGGCGACCTTCGCCTGCACGGCCTGGTTCCAAAGGCGGCTGTCACCAAGGGCGTACGGATCGTTGTGGCAGCCGACCCCGACTCCCTCTCAGGGAAGGCGCGCAAGGCGCGAGACTACGGCATCCCGATCGCCGGCGAAGACTGGCTTGAAGGTGCTCTCACCGCGATGGGCGAACCCGCTCCCGCCAGGCCCGCCGCCGTACCGGTACCGACATCCGCCCCGGCACAGACCACCACTCGGCCCGACGAGCCCGCCACCAATGCGGCGATTCAGCGTGCGGTCCAGATCACGGTCTCAGCGTGCGCGCGGCTGCTCGATCGAGTACTGCCGCCAGATGAGGGTGAGGCGACCTGGGCGCAGCTGGCGCGGCCTGACGCAGAGTCCTACCCAGCCACCGCAGCCACAGTCCTCGCAGCATGCGCGAGCGACGAACTCACGCATGCGATTTACGCTGACCCCGAGGCCGCCGAGATGGGCAGATCATCTGTACAGCGATTGCTCAACGCCTACCACGCTGCCGATGGTGGGACTCTCAGTCCCGACCAAGCGCATCATGCCGTCACGTCGGCGCAGCTCCTGCTCGGTGCGCTCGGCCTCGACGACGTCTCGACCACGCTCGAGCGCTTGCACCATGCGCTGCCGACAGACTCATGGGTGACCGATACGCACACAGGCGACGGGCCGATCCAGATCACGATCCTCGCGACTCCGACGGTGAGCTACGCCTCGGCCAACAGTCGCGTGCCGCTCCTGCACGGCATCTCAGTGTCGAACGCGCTCGATGGCGAACTCTCCGCACTGCTGACGGTCGAGGCATCCACCCCCACCGGCCCCATCGCACAACCCGTCTCCCAGCCGTTGACGCTGCACAGCGGTGACAACCAGATCGACGTCGGCCGACTGGGGTTTCAGCTGGACCCAGATGCCATGTACGCCATCGACGAGCGGCGGCGCGGCACGATGACTGTGACGGTCACGCCTGACCAACGAGACCCGATCGTGCTCTCCACCCCGCTGGCGGTGCTTGCTCCACGTCAGTGGTGGTCCCGAGGATGGGACGCCGCGGTCGAGCTGCTGGCCGCCTTCGTCATGCCCAACGACCCGAGCTTGGCGCCGGTGGTGTCACGTGCTGCAGAGATACTCGGGCAGCGAACGAGCTCGACCGCCCTGGACGGTTACCAGACCGGCGACCGCGAGCGCATCGATCACATGGTGCACGCTGTCTTCTCGGCGCTCCGCGAGTGCAAGATCGCCTACGCGCTCCCTCCTGCCAGTTGGGCAGACGACGGCCAGAAGGTCCGCACCCCTCACGACGTGATCGTCGGCAGGCTCGGCACGTGCCTGGACACGACCGTGACTCTCGCAGCTGCGCTCGAGGCCATCGGCATCCGATCGTTCCCCGTCCTGGTGGAAGGCCACGCCTTCCTCGGGTACTGGCGGGACGAGAAGAGCTTCGAGAGCGCGGCAGAGATGGATGTCAACCGGGTACGGGCTGCGATCAGCACCGGCGAAGTGGCATTCGTCGAGACAACGCTCGTCTGCGAGCAGCCCGATGGTGCCGAGCCCGACTGGACCCGCGTGCAGAACACACCCATCGTCCAGCAATTCGACGCCCACCCGGAATCCGGCTATTTTCAAGGCGCTACAGACGTCTACATGGCCCGGAGATCAGGGATCATCCCCCTCCCGAGCATCACGACCGATACCGCAGGGAACCGGCAAGTCGTGCTCTACCAGGCAGCCGCGCCGACATCCCCCCAAGTCGAGCAGGTTGTGTCGGCGCATCAACCCCGTGTGATCGGCAATGCTCCTCGCCGGGTCACGCAGTGGAAGAACGCACTGCTCGATCTGAGCCTGCGCAACCGGCTTATCAATCTGGGCAAAGGCACGTACGACGTGCGGATGGCCGTCCCTGGCGAGTCGCTCGCCCGACTCGAAGACCTTGTCAACGGCGGCAAGCCCCTCACGCTCAGCCCTGCCGACGATCTGAGCGGCATCCACCGCGTCGGAGGTGTCGCAATTGCGGCCCGCCTCGACGCCGACGAGTTGGCAGCCGCGCTCGAGAAGAGCATCCTCTTCACCGATCTCACAAGCGATCGCTACCTGTCGCGGCTGCGCGCGCTCGCCTACCGTGCGCGGACGATCGTGCAAGAAACCGGCGCGAACAATCTCTACCTCTCGTTCGGCACCCTTGTGTGGGACATCGACGGACGCGAGGTGCACTCGCCTTTGGTGCTCGTGCCTGTCCGTCTTGAAGCGACCGGACGTGGCAAGGCATACCGCATCGTGCTCGACGACGCCGAGGAGTCGACGCCGAACTTCTGCCTGCTCGAGAAGATCCGCCAAGTGCACGGCGTGAGCATCCCCTCCCTCGAGACGCCCACGGCCGACGCATCCGGCATCGACCTGAACGCCGCGTTCACCGCTGCGCGAGACGCCATGACAAAGGTCGACCCGCGATACCGGGTGGACCCGGAGGTTCGCCTGTCGATTCTGCAATTCGGCAAGTTCCGCCTCTGGAAGGACCTGGACGAGAACTGGGCGGCATTCGCGCACAACCCATTGGTGAACCATCTCATCGAAACCCCGACCGAGGAGTTCATCGATCCCGCTCCCGCTCCCGACGGGGTGGACCTCGACGCACTCAACGCGCAGTGCCCGATGCCGACAGACGGCTCGCAGCTGCAGGCTGTCGCGGATGCCGTGGCGGGACGCACGTTCGTGCTCGAGGGTCCTCCCGGCACGGGCAAATCCCAGACCATCACGAACATGCTCGCCCGGCTCATCGCAGACGGCAAGCGGGTCTTGTTCGTGGCGGAGAAGGGCGAGGCGATCAAGGTCGTGCAGAAGCGCCTCGACAGCGTCGGCGTAGGCGCGTTCTGCCTCAACGTCCACGACAAGTCGATGCGACCGGCCGCGGTGCGTGCACAACTGCTGACCGCCCTCGATCGTACGGTCAGCGTCGATCAAGACGCAGTACAGGTCGCTCGGCGCGGTCTGGTCGGATCGCGCCGCACCCTGAGCCGGTACGCACAGAACCTGCACGCGCAGAATGGCGCCGGGCTCTCGCTCTACGGAGCTCACCTGCGAGAACTCGTCTCCGATCCTGATCTGCCGGCGATGCCGGTTTCACCCGACCTCCCCGCGCGGATTGCGACCGACCAGCTGAAGCACGCCGAGGCAGCCCTCGACGACCTGCCCGAAGCCGTGGGCAACCTCGTCTTGACGCCGCATTCGCCGTGGCGCTGGATCGACGGGGCGACGCCATCGATCCGCATCGAGGCGCTGATCGGTGCATCCACCGAGATCGATGAGGCGATCACGCGACTCGATGGAAATGGGCTTGCCGCCGCAGCCCGGATGGCAGCGGAGTGGGACGTCGTTGCCGGCATCTTCTCAGCGCCCGCCATCGGCTCAGCGGCCGTCAATCAGGCACGCACGTCGTCGTGGCAGCAGACGGTCGAGTCGTACGTCCAGGCCGCGCGTGCACTGCAGGCCGGGGCGCCTTTGAACCTCGTGACGCCGGCGGTGCTCGGCATCGACCTCACGGGCGTGAACGCAGCGATGCAAACTGCTGAGGCGTCGAGCTTCTTCGGACGCAAGAAGCGGAAGACCGCCGCGTTCGCTCCACTCCTCGGTGTCTTGGTTCCGGGCGCGCAGATCAAAGTCGCCGACTACGGAGCGTTCACAGGTGGACTGGCCACACTGGCCGGGCGCGTGGAAGAGTTCCGAACAGCCGCGAACGCGCTGCCGGGCGTTGCGCTCTCGATGGACTGGAACCCTCTCACGCCAGACGGCATCGCGCAGCTGCAGAATCAGCTCGCGTGGCCGGGATGGCTCGCCACCGCATCGACGGGAGAAACGCCGATGCCGATGGCAGCCCGCGCCTACATCGACCGTGCGGCACCGCCGAACGCCACCATGGCCGAGGCGGCGCGCAGCATCGCGCATGGACTACGTTCGGCAGTCGACGCCGGTGCAACGGAAACTTCCCTCGACGCCTGGCTGGGCGGCGACGGTCTGGTCAGCCGGTGGACGCAGGCGCGCACCGCACGCGGGACAGCGACCATCGAAAGTTCACTGCGGCACTGGCATCGCATCCTCGCCTGTCTTGACCCGCTTCACGACTTGGGAGTTCTTGAGGGACGCCGGCAAGTGCTCGACGGCCTGATCGCCCCAGACATCGCCGGATACGCCTTCGATCAAGGTGTCGCCGAGGCATCCGTCCCCGAGCGCCGCACGACGACCGGTCTCGCCGACTTCGACGCGACATCGCACGAGAGCTCGGTGGGTCGATTCCGTCGCACGCTCCGTGACATGCGACAACTCCTGACCTCTGTGGTCCCCAGCGAGGTGCTTGCCCGACGCACTTTCACCGCTGGCTCCGCATCGGGTCAGATCGGTGCGCTGCGCCGCGAACTCGAGCGACAGCGGGGCGGACTGACCGTCCGTGCTCTGATGGCCAAGTACTCCCAGGTCATCACACACATCACACCGTGCATGATGATGAGCCCCGACTCGGTCGCGCGCTTCCTCCCGCCACAGGCTGGCCTGTTCGATGTGATCGTCTTCGACGAGGCATCTCAAGTGCGCGTCGCCGATGCGATCGGAGCGATGGGAAGAGCGCAGTCCGTGATCGTCGTCGGTGACAGCGAGCAGATGCCGCCGACGTCCTTCGCCGAGTCTTCGGCGATCGTTGCCGACGACGAATCCGACGACGAAACAGAAGAAGTCGTCGTCGACCAGGAATCGATCCTGACCGAGTGCACACAGGCTCGGGTCCACCGTCGCATGCTCACGTGGCATTACCGCAGTCAAGACGAGGCACTGATCGCTTTCAGCAACGACGCGTACTACAACGGCGCGTTGGCATCGTTCCCGACCCCGACGTTCGGCACGAGCGACGATGGTCCCGGTGGCCACGGCATCAGCCTGCGTCGTGTGCAAGACGGTGCATACACCCGCGCCGGGTCTGCGGGGTCGAGCAAGCTCGCCCAGACGAACATCCCCGAAGCCCAGGAAGTCGTCGACGAGGTCGTGCGGCGGTTCACTGCGTCGATGGATGCCTCACCTTCGCTGGGCATCGTGACCTTCAACATGAACCAACGCAAGCTGATCGACACGATGCTGCGCGACCAGGGCGACCAGCGGATACTCGACTCATTGGAGAGCGACGACGGAATCTTCGTCAAGAATCTCGAGAACGTACAAGGCGACGAACGCGACACGATCTTCTTCTCCGTCGGCCGCGCCCCTGACGCCCGCGGTATCGTTCCGCTGAACTTCGGGCCGCTGAATCTGCAGGGAGGCCACAGAAGGCTGAACGTCGCGATCACCCGAGCGCGTCGCCAAGTCGTGATGTTCTGCAGCTTCGAGCCGTCCCAACTGCGGGTCGAACAGACCAATTCGCGAGGGGTGAAGGACCTCGGCAGGTATCTCATCGAGGCGCAGCGCGGTAGCCATGCCGCCGCGGACAACCCGTTGCGCGCGGCCGTGAACGACCGGCACCGTGACCGGATCGCCACGCAGCTTGAAGCGCGGGGCTTCGTCGTCAGACGCGACGTGGGCCTTTCAACGTTCCGGGTCGACCTGTCGGTCGCCCTGGCCGATTCACCCGAGCACCCCGTTGCGGCCGTGCTGCTCGATGGGCTGGGGTGGGCCGACCGGCTCACCGTGGCCGACCGAGACGCGCTGCCGGGAGACGTATTGACCGGGCTCATGCATTGGCCGGTCGTCGCCCGACTCTGGCTGCCGGAGTGGCTCGCCGACCCCGAACGAGCCGTCGATCGACTCGCAGAGCGAATCCAGAAGACGGACGTCGGTGAGCGCGAACAGGTTGAACCGAGCGAGATCGATCAGGACCGGTCGGGGGATACTCGGCCGGCGACCGCAGATGATGATCGCGCGCCCAACGTCGCGCTACATGCTCCGATAACACGTGAGACGCTGATCGCAGCAGCGCCATCAGCAACTTCGGCACCTGTGCTGACCAGCGATGAAGATATGTCCGTGCCCATGTACGGAGCCGCAGCCACTGCGATGCCGGCAGTGAACACCCGCCGCCACCCATTCGCTGCCTGGCCCGAGCAACTCGTGGGGTCGATCGACGACCTTGATGCCCTTCCGGCTCGATCGGCCGCGGGTCGGGTCATCCGCGTCATCCAGTCCGTGGTCGACGCCGAAGGACCAGTCGATTTCGGCCGCCTGACCAAAGTCGTCGCGTCGGCATTCGGACTCACAAAGGTGGCGACCAAGCGCGCCGATGCGATCGAACGCCTCATCCCGCGTGAGCTGCGCCCAGACCCGAACGAACGCTTCGCGTGGCCGACCGGCTCATCGGCGGCGACGTACGAAACATATCGAGTACCCTCGCCAGCCTCACATTATGTCCGTGCCGTCGATGTCATCCATTGGCGCGAACTGGTCAACGCGATGCAGGACATCGCCACGGCGAGCATGGGGATCGAGCAGGAATCGCTCATGCGAGAGACTCTCTCGGCCTTCGGCTGGAAGCGATTGACCGAAGGTACCGCAACGACGTTGAACACTGCGGTTGAGCGCGGCATCGCCGCTGGGCTGCTCACGCGCCGGGACGCGGGGCTCATCGACGTGCCGCGCGTCTAG